The stretch of DNA TTCTCTTCTAATCTCTTTGTTAATTAACTTGGTCCTAAATTAGTCCTTAAAATTTTACGAAATTTGTAATCACAAAAGAGGACACAATTAATTTGGTGGTTGTCGAAACTGTCACCCAATCGCGTACGACGAATATTTTGATATGAAACTCTTAATTAGCCTCGTCAACGAAAATTCAAGAGAATAAGAACTAAAAGtaccaaaaattaattaaaatgatatcTGCGTCAACATTTACTTCAATAAACTATGTAGTCAATGTTTTCCATCTCAACTAACACAATTTCACGTCGCAATTTCTTTGCGTAATAGTagttcaatttatattttatttcaactaaactattattattataaaataaaacaaattaaaggaCCAATTTGTAAGAGAATAATTAATCCATCAACaaggtttatatatatgttgatgtGAGTGCTTCATTTATCACAACAAAGTAAGCAAGAAAACGTGGGTACGTATCATTCACTATCCAAATCACTTGAATTAACATAactatgtattttaattaacctCTTATTATTAGTAAGCTTTATGAGCATCAACAATTTGGGTTAGGTACATTCTCTTCTCAACAATGGCCaaggtatgttttttttttgttttgttttgttttggtttcTCTTTCAATCAAGTttaaatttcttcttcttcttcttcttcttcttcttcttcttcgggcAATAAATCGATCAATTTGCGTACAGAAAATCGTGTTGAAAGTGTCTATTGTGTGCGACAAATGCAAAACTTGCATTATGAAGACGGTCGCCAAGGTTTGCGGTCAGTAAATTTGACATTTAtcgaaactctctctctctctctcatttcaaACTTACAGAAATTTCTTTAACTTTTTGGTGGGTTTAGGGATAAAATCGTTAGATTTAGACGGAGAGAAGGGGACATTGACGGTGATAGGGGATGTGGACGTGGTTCTGATCGTGAAGGCGCTGAGGAAGGCAGGGAAGGCGGCTGAGATTGTCAGCGTGGGTCcagaaaaggaggagaagaaagaagagaaggaggaggagaagaagaaagaagagaagaaggacgACAAATGCAAGGAGTTGCCTCCGTGCTGTCCTGCGTGTCGTCCCGTCAGCTTCGGTACCGTCGTGCTCTACGAAGAAGAACAACCCTTTGGATGTGCCATTCTCTGAAGCACACGCTTTTCCTCGTTCTTTCTTgttctcctttctctctttagatTTTCGATCATAATATTtcgaatttgattttttttagacATATCCTTTTGTTTTTGTACCTCTCTTTCCAAAAAGAATTCTTTAAGCTTGGAACATAATGTATAtttcatgcatatataatatcaCTTCCCAATTGAAGTAGATAACTTGAACTTCAATGGAGACAAAATTATTGATTCCTCCTAGTCCACGATAAATGAACTACTTAAATGTGGCTTTATTTGGCTTACTAGAGCTTCTACAAAAGTACCACCTACGTGTAAACTATATAAGAAGTTTCAATATTAGTATTATCTTTTACTTTAATCTGATTCCACCATTACTTACCACAGCATGAGCAAAAACAAAATAGCTGCTCTATAAGCTAGACTGAATGATATTGATTTGCAAATAAAGGTGCACACAATAAACCAACAAAATagactcaaaaaaaaattgagaaagtcAACTTAATGAAAAGTTTCATGAAAGGAGGTGTATATATTccttttataattaaaacatTAGCTATAGAAATTTCACAAAGTTGTTGGTGATTCTAAGCATTCATGCATAGCTTGATGCATGCATAGGTGgttacatgttttttttttttttttttttaaaaggacaGACAAAAACATTAGTTATACAAAGAAATGTCACAAGTAGCTAGGTTGTTGATTCTAAGATGCATCCTTAGGTGGttggattgtttttttttttttttttttttgagaaaaggtagcatgctaccgcttcattcaattaGGGAGTGAACTTAGCTACAGAATGAGGCATCCAGGGCCTCGAGaggaaagaaagaggaaaagaaaaaagacaaacTCAAGGtacaagagaaaaacaaaagaaagacaaaagagaaaagaaaagaagaaaagagaaagaaaacaaaaaacaaaaataaaaacatcacaTATCAACTACATGAACAATTCCACGAGTCTCTAAACACTCTGATCTCCAAAAACAGACTCCCCAGCACCCGTCTTGATTGctgaaaaattcttttgttgcACTCCAACCATAATACCCACCACGTTGCAACGATGGTCTACATTTCTATATCCCCCTGTGCGCCTTTTTTGGCACTATTTTTTTCCCAAATCTCCTTCGCGGAAGGACGATTGTTAAAGATTAGTTTATTAGGTAGCAAACCTTTCAGTAAAGCTGTGGTGTAGGCGCAGCCAGAGAAGAGATGATCCGCAGTCTCCTTCTCATTTAGACATAAAACATAATTTTCATCTCTATTCTAGCCCCTTTGAGAAGGTTATTCCTGGTAAGCACCTTGTTTTGAGAAGGTGGTTGGATCGTTtaaaaaagagacaaaaggaATTAGACCATTAATTGAATGTGCATCTATTAACTagtaattatataattaagatAAGATATTTTGAACCACTGTTTTAGTAACTAATTTTTATAtcatcataaagtaaactagaGCAAGTATGTATTGTCTCaaatttctcaaaaagaaaataaacaaacatGTAACACTAAGCTGGCCACAGTTGTCCAATCAGTATATGATTACTTTAATTTATCAACGTGGCCTAAATAGTTGTCCATTAATTAATTGGGGAACTTGGACAATAACTCATAGGCCAAATTTCGATGCATGAGTATCTTGCTCGACAAATCTCTTTAATTTATCTCACAGTATTTAGTAGATGAGAAGCGCGATCAAATATTGAAGAACGAATACGTACTATATTTAgccttccaaaattttttttttcgaataaaataaattatcttataagtaaaatattttatcctacaaaattatgaatgtcaaaattataaaaaattcttatacTGATAAGTTATGATTagataacttattccgacatccaaatCAGGTCCTAAGTTTACCAATTAGGTCtcctaaactttatcaaataattcaagTGGCCCATCTCCGTAAGTGGAGTTGCTGATTAAATAATCGTTTTAGACTCACGTTTGGCACATAATTTtgtaagatttcaaaatacaaagaaaCTTGATTATTTCTTCGCTTCTAATTGTAGtaattaagtattaaaattGAAGAATTACAAGGTGAATataccttaattttttttttactaattttgcaATCAAAATAGCTGCATAATTAGTAAGTTTGCTTGCAAGTGGAGGCCTATTTGACcaattgataaaatttagagGGTCAATGTGCCAAAATTAAAGATTCAAGGCTCTGTTTGCAAAAGTGCTAAAGGTCAGGGTGGTCTTTGTACATTTCCCCCTTAATTATTAGGAGGAGATATATAAGCAACAATTCCTTTTGACTTTGTGAAAATAAATGTAGCATTAACATTG from Ananas comosus cultivar F153 linkage group 18, ASM154086v1, whole genome shotgun sequence encodes:
- the LOC109724468 gene encoding heavy metal-associated isoprenylated plant protein 39-like translates to MAKKIVLKVSIVCDKCKTCIMKTVAKVCGIKSLDLDGEKGTLTVIGDVDVVLIVKALRKAGKAAEIVSVGPEKEEKKEEKEEEKKKEEKKDDKCKELPPCCPACRPVSFGTVVLYEEEQPFGCAIL